One Calonectris borealis chromosome 15, bCalBor7.hap1.2, whole genome shotgun sequence DNA segment encodes these proteins:
- the HAND1 gene encoding heart- and neural crest derivatives-expressed protein 1, which produces MNLVGGYQHHHHHHHHMLHDPFLFGPAARCHQERAYFPGWVLNPAEVAPELAGQSPSYGPAEYGPAGPGRLEALSGRLGRRKGVGGPKKERRRTESINSAFAELRECIPNVPADTKLSKIKTLRLATSYIAYLMEVLAKDSQPGDTEGFKAELKKADSRENKRKRETQPEVYSQPLGHGEKKLKGRTGWPQQVWALELNP; this is translated from the exons ATGAACCTGGTGGGGGGctaccagcaccaccaccaccaccaccaccacatgcTGCACGACCCCTTTCTCTTCGGGCCGGCGGCGCGGTGCCACCAGGAGCGCGCCTACTTCCCCGGCTGGGTGCTCAACCCGGCCGAGGTGGCCCCCGAGCTCGCCGGGCAAAGCCCTAGCTACGGCCCCGCCGAGTAcggcccggccggcccggggcggctAGAGGCTCTCAGCGGCCGCCTGGGCCGGCGGAAAGGGGTCGGGGGACCCAAGAAAGAGCGACGGAGGACGGAGAGCATCAACAGCGCCTTCGCCGAGCTCCGCGAGTGCATCCCCAACGTGCCCGCCGATACCAAGCTCTCCAAGATCAAGACCCTGCGCCTGGCCACCAGCTACATCGCCTACCTGATGGAGGTGCTGGCCAAGGACAGCCAGCCCGGGGACACCGAGGGCTTCAAAGCCGAGCTCAAGAAGGCCGACAGCAGGGAGAACAAGAGGAAACGGGAGACG CAGCCCGAGGTCTACTCGCAGCCTTTGGGCCACGGCGAGAAGAAGCTGAAGGGCCGGACGGGTTGGCCCCAGCAGGTCTGGGCTCTGGAACTGAACCCCTga